A region of Salinibacter sp. 10B DNA encodes the following proteins:
- a CDS encoding serine/threonine-protein kinase, with amino-acid sequence MSEATKRCPYCHEEILEAARKCKHCGEWLEDPPETTSTGTGTGSLSSNPETLVRDAMSPEYNIEKELGRGGMAIVYKAVQESLGREVALKVLPQGMTHDRKMLERFHREAQSAAQLNHPHIVTIFDEGELNGVHYMAMEYLEGRDLHEIVQEKGPVSPEQAVSLIAPMAEALGYAHNQGTVHRDVKSSNVMVTDVGRPVLMDFGIAYAGSDARLTQTGTVLGTPEYMSPEQARGNDVDARGDLYSLGVVLYESITGKLPHTGGHPMSVVYKVLHESYTPPRQIDDSIPAWLEQVIAKLLKKDPNDRYQTGQEAAEALHSEDPGEEVEVPSPSSGDGTADAEEQVSMDAGGGQGEPAQTQVYRPEEGEAEPSPAAMSETATATEEEQEAMTPSPSTEDGASEGPQRQRLHIVRSLEGNADWVNAVSFSPDGQYALSGAPNNTIKLWEVVTGREIQTFEGLTEQPISVALSPDGDRLVSETSDGIVRLWDVDSGDTVRTFEENSEAVLGATFSPDGQHVLSGGGASGTLHLWDVDTGDLVRRFDENNEAIFSVTFSPNGEYVLSGSGQSGTLKLWDVETGSVVRTFDEGDWDSTYVFSVAFSPNGEYALSGSDDMTARLWDVDSGKLLRTFEGHSGLVIAVAFSPDGQYVLSGSSDMTVQLWKVEDGNLGYVFEGDAEGVNAIAFSPDGRYVLSGSKDDDVKLWTP; translated from the coding sequence ATGTCCGAAGCCACAAAGCGTTGTCCGTATTGTCACGAAGAGATCCTGGAAGCTGCCCGCAAGTGCAAACACTGCGGCGAGTGGCTGGAGGATCCTCCTGAAACGACCTCTACGGGAACCGGGACTGGATCACTCTCCTCCAATCCCGAAACTCTCGTTCGGGATGCGATGTCTCCCGAATATAATATTGAAAAGGAACTGGGCCGTGGCGGCATGGCCATCGTCTACAAGGCCGTTCAAGAAAGCCTGGGACGAGAGGTGGCCCTGAAGGTGCTGCCGCAGGGAATGACCCACGACCGGAAGATGCTGGAGCGCTTCCACCGGGAAGCCCAATCAGCGGCCCAACTCAACCATCCCCACATCGTCACCATCTTCGACGAGGGGGAGCTGAACGGCGTTCATTACATGGCGATGGAGTATCTGGAGGGACGCGACCTCCACGAGATCGTCCAGGAGAAAGGACCGGTCTCCCCAGAACAGGCAGTAAGCCTGATCGCCCCCATGGCCGAAGCCCTCGGCTACGCCCACAATCAGGGCACGGTCCACCGCGACGTGAAAAGCTCGAACGTCATGGTGACCGACGTGGGACGCCCCGTGCTCATGGACTTTGGCATTGCCTACGCGGGCTCGGATGCACGTCTCACGCAAACGGGGACGGTACTGGGCACCCCGGAATACATGAGCCCAGAGCAGGCGCGCGGGAACGATGTTGATGCCCGAGGGGACTTGTACAGCCTCGGCGTCGTTCTTTATGAATCGATCACCGGGAAACTCCCTCACACGGGAGGCCACCCCATGAGCGTCGTGTACAAGGTGCTGCACGAATCCTACACGCCTCCCCGTCAGATTGACGACAGCATCCCCGCCTGGTTGGAGCAGGTCATTGCAAAGCTGCTCAAGAAAGATCCCAACGACCGCTACCAAACCGGTCAGGAAGCCGCTGAGGCGCTCCATTCGGAGGACCCGGGCGAAGAGGTCGAAGTCCCCTCTCCATCTTCAGGGGACGGGACGGCCGACGCCGAGGAGCAGGTCTCGATGGATGCCGGCGGAGGACAGGGCGAACCGGCCCAAACCCAGGTGTACCGGCCCGAAGAGGGAGAGGCGGAGCCGAGTCCCGCCGCAATGTCCGAAACGGCGACCGCCACCGAAGAAGAGCAAGAGGCAATGACCCCGTCCCCTTCCACGGAGGATGGAGCCTCTGAGGGACCGCAGCGGCAACGGCTGCACATTGTGCGATCGTTGGAGGGGAATGCCGACTGGGTGAATGCGGTCTCCTTCTCGCCCGATGGACAGTATGCCCTCTCGGGCGCCCCGAACAACACGATTAAGTTGTGGGAGGTCGTCACCGGTCGCGAAATTCAGACGTTTGAGGGCCTCACCGAACAACCAATTTCGGTCGCGCTCTCTCCTGACGGCGATCGTCTCGTCTCTGAAACGTCTGACGGCATCGTTCGCCTGTGGGATGTGGATTCCGGGGACACCGTCCGGACCTTCGAGGAAAATTCCGAAGCGGTACTGGGGGCCACCTTTTCGCCCGACGGGCAGCACGTGCTCTCTGGCGGCGGCGCCTCCGGCACCCTTCATCTCTGGGACGTAGATACGGGCGACCTCGTCCGCCGCTTCGACGAAAACAACGAAGCAATCTTCTCGGTCACCTTCTCGCCGAACGGGGAGTACGTGCTCTCCGGCAGCGGTCAGTCCGGCACCCTTAAGCTCTGGGATGTGGAGACGGGCAGTGTCGTGCGCACCTTCGACGAGGGCGACTGGGACTCCACGTACGTCTTCTCCGTCGCATTCTCGCCGAACGGGGAGTACGCTCTCTCCGGCAGCGACGACATGACGGCCCGGCTGTGGGACGTCGACTCTGGAAAGCTACTTCGCACCTTTGAGGGCCATTCCGGCCTCGTGATTGCCGTCGCCTTCTCCCCGGACGGTCAATACGTTCTGAGTGGGAGCAGCGACATGACCGTCCAACTCTGGAAGGTAGAGGATGGAAATCTCGGCTACGTCTTTGAGGGCGATGCGGAGGGCGTCAACGCCATTGCCTTCTCTCCTGACGGCCGCTACGTTCTCTCTGGAAGTAAGGACGACGACGTGAAGCTCTGGACTCCGTAA
- a CDS encoding FHA domain-containing protein, giving the protein MRSVAWICFLLIFGAWGLQAQPTIKEINGNPGKYRGQSVTIEGTVDRQVDSGNDTETKNYILQDDSGAEIRARTGQQPPAPGERYRVEGVIEISPFNRKPVLDESSRTQISSGNQNGDSSESLRQGFSTITVYLILGLGVLVVVVLGYFAYASQDDEPAPQAAAPSEDGSAGTDPPSSDLSSTELGGDGEGAETGFPEPSGQRIKSESSSSQTPEDESEGPETLKFKAPPKTMKFVPGRLVIAAGPDQGKEFRIAGRPTPEGNVVTIGRAEVEGERAFAHIQLGDTYRTVSRMQAEIIQQDQTILLKNTSETNPTMVNGDQVPEGNTVELQDGDMIRMGELMLRYERD; this is encoded by the coding sequence GTGCGATCTGTAGCCTGGATCTGCTTCCTTTTGATTTTTGGTGCTTGGGGGCTGCAGGCCCAACCCACGATCAAGGAAATCAATGGCAATCCGGGCAAATATCGCGGCCAGAGTGTGACGATCGAAGGCACGGTCGACCGCCAGGTCGATAGTGGCAACGACACGGAGACGAAAAATTATATTCTTCAGGACGATAGTGGGGCGGAAATTCGCGCACGGACGGGCCAGCAACCTCCCGCCCCAGGCGAGCGCTACCGGGTGGAAGGGGTCATCGAAATCAGCCCGTTCAACCGAAAGCCCGTGCTAGACGAGTCCAGCCGGACACAAATCTCGTCCGGCAACCAGAACGGAGACTCCAGCGAGTCGCTTCGGCAGGGCTTCTCAACGATCACCGTTTATCTGATCCTCGGGCTTGGCGTTCTCGTCGTCGTTGTTCTAGGCTACTTCGCGTACGCCAGCCAGGATGATGAGCCCGCTCCGCAAGCCGCTGCTCCTTCGGAGGACGGCTCGGCCGGGACAGACCCACCCTCGTCCGATCTGTCCTCTACGGAGCTTGGGGGCGACGGGGAAGGGGCCGAAACCGGCTTCCCGGAACCCTCTGGGCAGCGCATCAAGTCCGAGTCCAGCAGTTCACAGACCCCGGAAGACGAATCGGAAGGGCCCGAGACGCTGAAATTCAAGGCTCCCCCGAAAACAATGAAGTTTGTGCCGGGTCGCCTTGTGATCGCGGCCGGGCCGGACCAGGGCAAAGAGTTCCGGATTGCGGGACGCCCGACCCCCGAAGGCAATGTGGTCACCATTGGCCGGGCGGAGGTGGAAGGCGAGCGCGCCTTCGCACATATTCAGCTCGGGGATACGTACCGCACGGTGTCTCGTATGCAGGCGGAAATTATTCAGCAGGACCAAACCATTCTGCTGAAGAACACGAGCGAAACCAACCCGACGATGGTGAATGGGGATCAGGTGCCCGAAGGCAATACCGTCGAACTTCAGGACGGCGATATGATCCGGATGGGCGAACTGATGCTCCGCTACGAACGCGACTAG
- a CDS encoding protein phosphatase 2C domain-containing protein, with protein MLPISAHGTTFPGRRDVNQDDILHFYPSSDAFFLGVADGMGGVAGGQIASQTVLQTVESVLRDEFEDEVTPDMLKDILENAFDAAQESIREITEQDPSLDGMGTTLTCVLGCDNQFIAGNLGDSRVYYLTDGEIKQVTEDHSYLREFEKEAGDDNIDPEFIEQYGHIINKTLDGTGDEPDFFPKDAPAYSLSEQDGFLLCSDGLIVDKLQDQKQLFKSYMLGTPDLKTAAESLVSLAYYSGSTDNISAVLAEAGTLERELGRVRTYPFPPREEEPA; from the coding sequence ATGCTACCGATCTCCGCCCACGGCACGACATTTCCGGGTCGCCGGGATGTAAATCAGGACGACATCTTACATTTTTACCCTTCGTCGGACGCCTTTTTCCTAGGCGTTGCTGACGGAATGGGAGGCGTCGCGGGAGGCCAGATTGCGAGCCAGACTGTTTTGCAGACGGTGGAGTCGGTCCTCCGAGACGAGTTCGAGGACGAGGTCACTCCGGACATGCTCAAGGACATTCTGGAGAACGCCTTCGACGCTGCGCAGGAATCGATTCGCGAAATTACGGAGCAGGATCCCTCGCTCGACGGGATGGGCACCACGCTCACCTGCGTGCTCGGATGCGACAACCAGTTTATTGCCGGAAATCTCGGGGACAGTCGCGTTTACTACCTGACCGACGGCGAGATCAAGCAGGTGACCGAGGACCACTCGTACCTGCGCGAATTCGAAAAAGAGGCTGGAGACGACAACATCGATCCCGAATTTATCGAGCAGTACGGGCACATCATCAACAAGACCCTCGACGGGACGGGGGACGAGCCGGACTTCTTCCCAAAAGATGCTCCGGCCTATTCGCTTTCTGAGCAAGATGGCTTCCTGCTCTGTTCCGACGGCCTCATTGTGGACAAGCTGCAGGACCAGAAACAGCTCTTCAAATCGTACATGCTCGGAACCCCCGACCTGAAGACGGCCGCGGAATCTCTTGTATCCCTCGCGTACTATTCCGGCTCCACAGATAACATCTCTGCCGTCCTTGCGGAGGCCGGCACCCTCGAACGAGAGCTCGGACGCGTGCGGACATATCCCTTCCCCCCTCGTGAAGAAGAGCCTGCATAA
- a CDS encoding HAD family hydrolase yields the protein MTLLLFDIDGTLLHVTGGVRPAVTHAVASATGKRASTDGVPFSGRTDLAIFHDVLVESGIPDPSPHLEDVIARYAETAQKTIQSHHVNPLPGVVDLLPRLARREDVFLGLVTGNVEAIAYHKLRRANLADYFPIGAFGNDHSDRTELPPMALRRASEQSGHSFSADRTAIIGDTRHDIHCAQTTGARSVAVCTGRFSRSELAPHTPDLLLDTLADPHHFIEQVLEI from the coding sequence ATGACTCTTCTGCTCTTCGACATTGACGGGACGCTCCTTCACGTTACGGGCGGGGTCCGCCCGGCCGTGACCCACGCGGTCGCGAGTGCAACGGGAAAGCGCGCCTCGACCGACGGCGTTCCGTTTTCGGGACGCACTGATCTCGCGATCTTTCACGACGTGCTTGTGGAGAGCGGAATTCCCGACCCCTCCCCCCACCTGGAAGACGTGATCGCCCGATACGCCGAGACTGCCCAAAAGACCATACAGTCACACCACGTGAATCCTCTTCCGGGCGTTGTGGACCTTCTGCCTCGGCTCGCCCGTCGAGAGGACGTGTTCTTAGGCTTGGTCACGGGCAATGTTGAAGCCATTGCGTACCACAAGCTCCGAAGGGCAAATCTGGCCGATTACTTCCCGATCGGCGCTTTTGGAAACGACCACTCCGATCGTACCGAGTTGCCGCCCATGGCGCTCCGGCGCGCTTCTGAGCAGTCCGGGCATTCCTTTTCTGCCGACCGCACGGCAATCATCGGAGACACGCGCCACGACATTCACTGTGCCCAGACGACGGGCGCTCGTTCAGTGGCCGTCTGTACCGGACGATTCTCCCGATCTGAACTGGCTCCTCATACGCCTGACCTTCTCCTCGACACGCTGGCCGACCCTCACCATTTCATTGAACAAGTTCTTGAAATCTGA
- the polA gene encoding DNA polymerase I, translating to MPESVPSTSEEEEKTLYLIDAMSLAYRAHYIFISRPLINSKGQNTSAAYGFTNSLLKLIDDHDIEHAAVVFDEGEEDTFRKEIYEEYKAHRDPPPDELLENLPFIKKIVEAMDIPVLEVPNVEADDVIGTLATQAEDDGADVVIVSPDKDFKQLLSEHVSIYKPAKGDQDFEILTDETFREEHELDPVQFIDMLALMGDSSDNVPGVYGIGEKTAQKLLREYHSVENLIEHADDLSGKRAREGMQEHAEEAKLSKRLVRIRTELDVGLDWHQLRRANPDEDKLRALFNELEFGSLLDRMGIDGESSEDEAKEPTEDPALEFDFGPYEEVQELDPDAVDYDFVQNRGQLEQFVSELGERDRYAFDAETTSTDPMYASLVGLSFSWADEQGVYVPTPLPDGMSTDAVLDMLGPLLEADTTKVGHNLKYDLLVLRRHGVEVGGPLVDTMVAHYLVAPEENHNLDDVARSVLNYKMVPISDLLGDGEDISMRDVAVEETAPYACEDADIALRLADALEERLEEDELQEIAEEMEYPLVRVLAEMEHVGITVDTDVLDEISSRLESELSEIESEIYDLAGEEFNINSPQQLGVILFEKLDLPVVSKTPTGNPSTKESVLQELSTEHEIPGLVLDWRSTYKIKSTYLDALGELVHPETGRIHTSFNQTRTSTGRLSSSDPNLQNIPIRTEVGREIRRAFVPRDGWKLMAADYAQIELRILASMSGDEAMIETFREEGDIHTDAAARVYDIDPDEVTSDQRRKAKEVNYGIPYGISPWGLAQRLRMPFDEANDLIKQYRKSYSGVSRLLNELVEQAQENGYAQTMLGRRRYLPDIDSSNSNQRSAAERVAVNMPIQGTQADMIKIAMNRIHERLADATWDAEMLLQVHDELVFELPPDEVDEVRSMVEAEMRDALPLDDVPVVIDIGVGDHWLDAH from the coding sequence ATGCCCGAGTCTGTTCCTTCGACCTCTGAGGAAGAGGAGAAGACCCTCTACCTCATCGATGCGATGTCGCTTGCGTACCGCGCACACTACATCTTCATCAGCCGACCCCTCATCAACTCGAAAGGGCAGAATACCTCGGCGGCCTACGGATTTACGAACTCGCTCCTCAAACTGATTGACGACCACGACATTGAGCACGCCGCGGTCGTGTTCGACGAGGGGGAGGAGGACACCTTCCGCAAGGAGATCTACGAAGAGTATAAGGCCCACCGCGATCCGCCCCCGGACGAGCTGCTGGAAAACCTCCCGTTCATCAAGAAGATTGTGGAGGCGATGGACATTCCGGTGCTGGAGGTGCCGAACGTGGAGGCCGACGACGTCATCGGGACCCTTGCGACGCAGGCGGAAGACGACGGGGCCGACGTGGTGATTGTGTCGCCGGACAAGGACTTCAAGCAGCTGCTTTCGGAGCACGTCTCCATCTACAAGCCAGCGAAGGGGGATCAGGACTTTGAGATTCTGACCGACGAGACGTTTCGGGAGGAGCACGAGCTCGACCCTGTCCAGTTCATCGACATGCTGGCGCTCATGGGCGATAGCAGCGACAACGTGCCAGGCGTCTACGGCATTGGCGAGAAGACCGCGCAGAAGCTGCTCCGCGAATACCACTCCGTCGAAAACCTGATCGAGCACGCCGACGACCTCAGTGGGAAGCGGGCGCGCGAAGGCATGCAGGAGCACGCCGAGGAGGCAAAGCTCAGCAAGCGGCTCGTTCGCATTCGCACCGAGTTGGATGTGGGATTGGACTGGCATCAGCTTCGCCGCGCCAATCCGGACGAGGACAAGCTGCGGGCGCTCTTCAACGAGCTGGAGTTCGGGTCGCTGCTCGACCGCATGGGCATTGACGGCGAGTCGTCGGAGGACGAGGCGAAGGAGCCGACCGAAGATCCGGCCCTCGAATTCGACTTTGGGCCGTACGAGGAGGTGCAGGAGCTCGACCCCGACGCGGTGGACTACGACTTCGTGCAGAATCGGGGGCAGCTGGAGCAGTTTGTATCCGAGCTGGGGGAGCGCGATCGGTATGCCTTCGACGCGGAGACGACCTCCACCGACCCGATGTACGCCTCCCTCGTCGGGCTTTCCTTCAGTTGGGCGGACGAACAGGGCGTGTACGTTCCCACCCCGCTTCCCGACGGCATGAGCACGGACGCGGTGCTCGATATGCTCGGCCCGCTCCTGGAAGCCGACACGACGAAGGTCGGCCACAATCTGAAGTACGACCTCCTGGTACTGCGGCGGCACGGCGTGGAGGTTGGCGGCCCGCTCGTCGACACCATGGTGGCCCACTACCTGGTGGCGCCGGAGGAGAACCACAACCTCGACGACGTGGCGCGGTCGGTGCTCAACTACAAGATGGTGCCCATCTCCGATCTCTTGGGCGACGGGGAGGACATCTCGATGCGCGACGTGGCAGTGGAGGAGACGGCGCCCTACGCCTGCGAAGACGCGGACATCGCGCTTCGCCTAGCGGATGCTCTGGAAGAGCGCTTAGAAGAGGACGAACTGCAGGAGATTGCAGAAGAGATGGAGTACCCCCTCGTGCGCGTCCTCGCAGAGATGGAGCACGTGGGCATCACGGTGGACACCGACGTGCTGGACGAAATCTCGTCCCGGCTGGAGTCGGAGCTCAGTGAGATTGAGTCTGAGATTTATGATCTCGCCGGAGAGGAGTTTAACATCAACTCTCCTCAGCAACTCGGCGTCATTCTGTTCGAGAAGTTGGACCTGCCGGTGGTGTCGAAAACGCCCACCGGCAATCCGTCGACCAAAGAAAGCGTCCTGCAGGAGCTCTCCACCGAGCACGAAATTCCGGGGCTCGTCCTCGACTGGCGCTCCACCTACAAAATTAAAAGTACCTATCTCGACGCCCTCGGTGAGCTCGTGCATCCGGAGACGGGCCGCATCCACACCAGTTTCAACCAGACGCGGACCTCGACCGGACGGCTTTCCTCCAGCGATCCCAACCTGCAGAACATCCCGATTCGCACCGAGGTGGGGCGCGAGATCCGACGGGCCTTCGTACCGCGCGACGGCTGGAAATTGATGGCGGCGGACTATGCCCAGATTGAGCTCCGCATCCTCGCGTCCATGAGCGGCGACGAGGCGATGATCGAGACCTTCCGCGAGGAGGGCGACATTCATACCGACGCCGCCGCGCGCGTGTACGACATCGATCCGGATGAGGTAACGTCCGACCAGCGCCGCAAGGCGAAAGAGGTGAACTACGGCATTCCGTACGGCATCTCACCCTGGGGGCTCGCCCAGCGCCTGCGCATGCCGTTCGACGAGGCCAACGACCTCATCAAGCAGTATCGAAAGTCGTATTCGGGCGTGTCCCGATTGCTGAACGAGCTCGTGGAGCAGGCCCAGGAGAACGGCTACGCCCAAACGATGCTGGGACGCCGTCGCTACCTGCCGGACATTGACAGCTCCAACAGCAACCAGCGCAGTGCCGCCGAGCGGGTCGCCGTCAATATGCCGATTCAGGGCACACAGGCGGACATGATCAAGATCGCGATGAATCGCATCCACGAGCGGCTGGCGGACGCGACGTGGGACGCCGAAATGCTGCTCCAGGTCCACGACGAACTGGTGTTTGAGCTGCCGCCAGACGAGGTTGACGAGGTGCGGTCGATGGTCGAGGCGGAGATGCGCGACGCACTGCCCCTCGACGACGTGCCGGTTGTGATCGACATCGGCGTGGGCGACCACTGGCTCGATGCGCACTGA